The proteins below are encoded in one region of Telopea speciosissima isolate NSW1024214 ecotype Mountain lineage chromosome 10, Tspe_v1, whole genome shotgun sequence:
- the LOC122642275 gene encoding NAC domain-containing protein 1-like: MSILHLEPGFEFIPTDTELLQFLKDKILGHLDQLTSGFIPDHINPYGYDPIRLPKGNHFNRTNQAYFFTHKNQNRTLKNGFWRKASTLPEEINSAGKILGLKEQFDFFWLIGNETVETSWTMREYNVNPAIFSDDEREAIGNEMESCIVCAIQYKKVSFFSCGEESDAAADMEEEIEAGMTHPKQLRRSKRIQERLASHPPQR, translated from the exons atgtcGATTCTACATTTAGAACCAGGATTTGAATTCATTCCCACTGATACCGAGCTCCTCCAATTTCTCAAAGACAAGATTTTGGGTCATCTCGATCAACTTACTTCTGGCTTTATCCCTGACCATATCAATCCCTACGGTTACGACCCTATCAGACTTCCCAAAG GTAATCACTTTAACCGTACAAATCAGGCTTATTTCTTTACCCACAAAAACCAGAACCGAACTCTAAAAAATGGTTTCTGGAGGAAGGCTTCTACTTTGCCCGAGGAGATCAACAGTGCAGGCAAAATTCTAGGGTTAAAGGAGCAGTTTGATTTCTTTTGGTTAATTGGAAATGAGACAGTCGAAACCAGTTGGACTATGCGTGAGTATAATGTAAACCCAGCCATATTTTCAGATGATGAGCGCGAAGCTATTGGGAATGAG aTGGAAAGCTGTATAGTGTGTGCAATTCAGTATAAGAAGGTCTCATTCTTCTCATGTGGAGAAGAATCTGATGCAGCAGCGGATATGGAGGAAGAGATCGAGGCGGGCATGACTCATCCTAAGCAGCTCCGGCGTTCCAAGCGGATCCAAGAGAGGTTGGCGTCCCATCCACCTCAGCGCTAA